One Tunturibacter gelidoferens genomic region harbors:
- a CDS encoding CBASS cGAMP-activated phospholipase yields MRFFYGNGRLRTRVATARSKVLAGAYRLYLKFFLLAQGYSLLDFRNSMPLPLESIRIQLAGSIPVSASQANSSGILEFVERFASAVFREGGTLVHGSHPTLLEPLERAARRFIDVGGARGALTLVRSDQFTKTDLNLKSMQTQREFAAVEVIPAPVGDGAASLITMREWISDRCDVVVAIGGKWYEDNPARSGVPLELVEGLNRGIPGFAVAAFGGAIQGYLADNPSIFARLHNGLSENENRRLASEVAIDATVGKIVSQIKLLPLSRKIRATGGLFRILALDGGGIRGAFTAAVLAKWDQMLGPDGGVALVDHFDLVAGTSTGAILAIGLSLRHSPEEILSFYRTEGTRIFPPGGDVRHWIKSKHQSGTLRSSLTTVFGENVLLRDASCRLVIPTVRALHGESELIVTGHSPDRTAFRTITAVDAALASSAAPSYFDEAWINDTIADQCYLDGGLWANNPVLPAIYEAVHHLSIPLNRIDVLSVGTLSSEKNFEAELGKGKLGWAASTSDLFFAAQENAAAMLADGLLTRARHLRVNRMTPTEIPLDNFAAIDELARRGDDVGKDTFEPVRSRFLNGVRALPWRNS; encoded by the coding sequence TTGCGATTTTTCTACGGCAATGGTCGGCTGCGTACTAGGGTCGCCACTGCACGATCAAAGGTACTGGCGGGTGCGTACCGGCTGTATCTAAAATTCTTCCTGTTAGCCCAAGGGTATAGTCTGCTAGACTTCCGTAATTCCATGCCGCTTCCCTTGGAATCAATTCGAATTCAACTTGCTGGATCCATCCCGGTCTCAGCGTCACAAGCCAACTCAAGTGGCATCCTTGAGTTCGTAGAAAGGTTTGCGAGCGCAGTGTTTCGGGAAGGCGGGACACTAGTTCACGGTAGTCACCCCACTTTGCTGGAGCCGCTCGAACGAGCCGCACGCCGTTTCATTGATGTGGGCGGTGCACGGGGCGCTCTGACACTGGTTCGCTCAGATCAGTTCACAAAGACAGACTTAAACCTAAAATCCATGCAAACCCAGCGCGAGTTTGCGGCAGTGGAGGTGATCCCCGCACCGGTTGGAGATGGTGCTGCAAGCCTGATCACGATGCGTGAGTGGATATCAGACCGGTGTGATGTCGTTGTTGCGATCGGCGGCAAATGGTATGAGGACAATCCAGCGCGTTCAGGCGTGCCACTAGAACTTGTCGAGGGTTTGAACCGTGGGATTCCAGGTTTTGCAGTTGCAGCGTTCGGGGGCGCTATTCAGGGATACCTCGCCGACAATCCTTCAATCTTCGCGCGGTTACACAATGGCTTGTCTGAGAATGAGAACCGGCGCCTTGCATCAGAAGTTGCTATAGATGCTACGGTCGGCAAGATCGTTTCGCAAATCAAGCTCCTTCCTCTGTCACGGAAAATTCGTGCCACTGGCGGCCTTTTCCGCATTCTTGCGTTGGATGGTGGAGGCATTCGGGGCGCCTTTACCGCGGCGGTTTTGGCGAAATGGGATCAGATGCTCGGGCCGGATGGTGGGGTCGCACTCGTAGACCATTTCGACCTGGTCGCCGGTACTTCTACAGGAGCGATTCTGGCCATCGGCCTCTCGCTTCGGCATTCCCCGGAAGAGATTCTCAGCTTCTATCGAACTGAAGGCACGAGGATATTCCCTCCCGGCGGAGACGTGCGCCACTGGATTAAGTCTAAGCATCAATCGGGCACCCTCCGATCCTCCCTTACGACAGTTTTTGGCGAGAACGTGCTCTTGCGCGATGCTTCGTGCCGGCTAGTGATTCCAACCGTGCGAGCCTTGCATGGGGAGTCAGAGTTGATCGTCACGGGGCACAGCCCCGATCGCACGGCTTTCCGAACAATCACCGCAGTGGACGCTGCCCTAGCTTCTTCCGCAGCGCCCAGTTATTTTGACGAAGCCTGGATTAACGACACGATTGCGGACCAGTGCTATCTCGATGGCGGGCTATGGGCGAACAACCCCGTTCTTCCGGCAATTTATGAGGCCGTCCATCATCTTTCAATTCCGCTGAATCGCATTGACGTCTTGAGTGTCGGCACGTTGAGCAGCGAGAAGAACTTTGAGGCGGAACTTGGAAAGGGCAAGCTTGGTTGGGCAGCCAGTACCTCCGATCTTTTCTTTGCGGCACAAGAGAACGCCGCAGCAATGCTTGCCGATGGACTCTTGACGAGGGCCCGTCACCTTAGGGTGAATCGGATGACTCCAACGGAAATTCCTCTCGACAACTTTGCGGCAATCGATGAGCTTGCGAGGCGAGGCGATGATGTGGGCAAGGACACCTTTGAGCCTGTGCGTTCTCGGTTTCTAAATGGTGTCCGCGCCCTGCCGTGGCGGAACTCTTGA
- a CDS encoding type IV secretion system protein codes for MASIVLLAQALPSASSGVDWLYVFTNNLTNLTTQNGGALTQLGMTELSCIALFTLVNMVVNWNTSSMTFRLHNHQVRAGDLTKFLLQLIICCLLENYWVAPFPGASFGINHFFSYIAQAMVVAFDQSSLDSLLQLLKTAGDNTSMPSITAPVQILCYFFVQALLGLASAILFLINCSAFILYGVTALFGPIFVPLLMTRTFRAKFFSFLDVLISFAMIRAVAAAFIFVWAGFLNAFIQQTFNGNYSMEMWLANLIPCTMVFIAFIINMLFIPSMTQAIFGGAAGLASRAADVGAGLATVAIRAGGA; via the coding sequence ATGGCTTCCATTGTGTTGTTAGCACAGGCCCTTCCCAGCGCAAGCTCTGGCGTCGACTGGCTGTATGTGTTCACCAACAACCTGACCAACCTCACAACGCAGAATGGTGGAGCTCTCACTCAGCTAGGCATGACGGAGCTAAGCTGCATCGCGCTTTTCACCCTCGTCAATATGGTCGTGAACTGGAACACGTCCAGCATGACGTTTCGGCTTCACAATCATCAGGTTCGTGCGGGCGACCTAACGAAGTTCCTGCTCCAACTCATCATCTGCTGTCTGCTGGAAAACTACTGGGTTGCCCCGTTCCCCGGCGCGAGCTTTGGCATCAACCACTTCTTTTCCTATATCGCCCAGGCGATGGTCGTCGCGTTCGATCAAAGCTCCCTCGATTCGTTGCTCCAGTTGCTCAAAACTGCGGGCGACAACACGTCAATGCCGAGTATTACGGCACCCGTTCAAATCCTCTGCTATTTCTTTGTGCAGGCCCTCCTGGGTCTTGCTTCCGCGATCCTATTCCTCATCAACTGCAGCGCCTTTATCCTTTATGGAGTGACGGCACTGTTCGGACCGATTTTCGTGCCCTTACTGATGACAAGAACTTTCCGAGCTAAATTCTTCAGTTTCCTGGATGTGCTCATCAGCTTTGCCATGATCCGGGCAGTCGCAGCGGCCTTCATCTTCGTATGGGCGGGATTCTTGAATGCCTTTATTCAACAGACCTTCAACGGCAACTATTCGATGGAGATGTGGCTTGCAAACCTCATCCCCTGCACGATGGTATTCATCGCGTTCATCATCAACATGCTCTTCATTCCGAGCATGACCCAGGCCATCTTTGGAGGAGCAGCTGGGCTGGCTTCAAGAGCGGCGGACGTAGGAGCGGGACTGGCAACAGTGGCCATAAGGGCCGGAGGAGCGTGA
- a CDS encoding SAM-dependent methyltransferase, producing MSGNSPGGKVVIVGLGVIVPDHVTLQAQRALSACTKIFSIVQEPTLLWLPAAAHANISVVNLLRLYKENVPRGDNYETAAQMILRACSSGASIGYATYGNPMCYDSVSQELVQHAPGLGIKLEVIPGISSLDTILCDLRVDMAPAFQIYEASWMLVSEIRPVLTAAVLLLQMGTFGSFRTHYSERRDGSSLAQLVAYLTMFYPPSHKVTLVRSTGDISMPARTREFSIQDLILSTSEDLSGASLVIPALYAPQTRVDLAARMLAV from the coding sequence ATGAGTGGCAACAGCCCAGGTGGCAAAGTCGTCATTGTCGGACTAGGCGTCATCGTCCCGGATCACGTCACGCTCCAAGCGCAGCGGGCTCTGTCAGCCTGCACTAAGATATTCTCGATCGTGCAGGAACCGACGTTGCTCTGGTTGCCGGCAGCGGCTCATGCCAATATCAGCGTCGTCAACCTGCTACGTCTGTACAAAGAAAATGTTCCTCGGGGCGACAATTACGAAACAGCAGCTCAAATGATCCTCAGAGCGTGTTCCAGCGGTGCCAGCATCGGCTATGCTACCTATGGAAATCCCATGTGTTATGACAGCGTGTCGCAGGAGTTGGTGCAACACGCACCCGGTCTCGGAATCAAATTAGAGGTCATCCCAGGGATATCGTCCCTCGACACGATACTGTGCGACCTGCGGGTTGACATGGCTCCCGCATTCCAAATCTACGAGGCCTCTTGGATGCTCGTTAGCGAAATAAGGCCAGTTCTCACCGCCGCCGTCTTATTATTGCAAATGGGCACGTTCGGCTCGTTCCGGACGCACTACAGTGAGCGGCGAGACGGCAGTTCGCTTGCGCAACTGGTGGCATACTTGACGATGTTCTATCCGCCCTCGCACAAAGTGACCTTGGTGCGATCCACGGGCGACATATCCATGCCCGCGCGAACGAGAGAGTTTAGCATCCAGGATTTGATACTCTCGACCTCGGAAGATCTCAGCGGCGCATCCTTAGTGATCCCTGCGCTGTACGCGCCGCAGACACGAGTCGATCTGGCAGCAAGAATGCTAGCCGTCTGA
- a CDS encoding VirB3 family type IV secretion system protein: MHATRRGEPLPINQALNRPRAKLGLDLSAWMAIVFVCVTVFLVGFRMLAILAFPTLAGGAWLMVRNHPKMFQLWGLSLSQKSYYDPRKY, from the coding sequence ATGCATGCGACCAGGCGGGGAGAACCGCTACCGATCAATCAAGCGTTGAACAGGCCGAGAGCCAAGCTCGGACTCGATCTCTCAGCGTGGATGGCGATTGTGTTCGTCTGCGTAACGGTTTTCCTCGTTGGGTTCCGGATGCTGGCGATCCTCGCCTTCCCAACACTCGCAGGCGGCGCATGGCTCATGGTCCGCAATCACCCGAAGATGTTCCAACTCTGGGGACTTAGCCTCAGCCAGAAGAGCTACTATGACCCCCGCAAATACTGA
- the grrM gene encoding cyclophane-forming radical SAM/SPASM peptide maturase GrrM/OscB, giving the protein MEAKLYLGRVSKSIKLLIVQPTPFCNINCDYCYLADRSNRSRMSIADAISLVRHVVSSGLVGDSLSIVWHAGEPLTLPASYYWDIFAGVANAHPEIHFKHSFQTNGMLINDEWCRLFRQWNVNVGVSIDGPAWIHDSHRKDRAGRGTHDRVMAGARVLRANDIPFHVISVLSANSLDHADEIFAFFMAMDVDRIGFNIEELESAHTDSSISSRHLSQVQTFFEVLANCRQKEGKRIHIREFDNALSAIAGCELNPENSGDLMNNQTEPLAILTVAWDGSFTTFSPELIDAKSRDHASFIFGNILQGDLEDLMENPKFVAIAAEVEAGRKLCSNSCQYFPLCGGGAPSNKYFENGRFDSTETVYCQSVIQIPIRVVLGGLERELGIVHGSPDPLCAVNGSL; this is encoded by the coding sequence GTGGAGGCCAAATTGTATCTTGGGCGCGTGAGTAAGAGCATCAAATTGCTTATAGTGCAGCCCACTCCCTTCTGCAACATCAATTGCGACTATTGCTATCTTGCGGATCGCTCCAATCGATCGCGGATGTCCATCGCCGACGCCATTTCCTTGGTCCGGCATGTCGTCTCTTCGGGGTTGGTGGGCGATTCACTAAGCATCGTTTGGCATGCCGGTGAGCCCCTGACCTTACCCGCTTCATACTATTGGGACATATTTGCGGGCGTGGCTAATGCCCATCCGGAAATACACTTCAAGCATTCTTTTCAAACCAATGGGATGCTCATCAACGATGAGTGGTGCCGTCTGTTCAGACAATGGAATGTCAATGTTGGAGTCAGCATCGACGGACCGGCCTGGATTCATGATTCGCATAGAAAAGATCGCGCAGGACGAGGAACTCATGACCGAGTTATGGCGGGCGCTCGGGTGTTGCGTGCGAATGATATCCCGTTTCATGTCATCAGCGTCTTGAGCGCAAACTCCCTCGATCACGCCGATGAGATCTTCGCCTTCTTTATGGCGATGGATGTGGACCGCATCGGCTTCAACATCGAGGAACTCGAGTCCGCGCATACAGATTCAAGCATTTCTTCGAGACATTTGAGCCAAGTGCAGACATTCTTCGAAGTGCTTGCAAACTGCCGCCAAAAGGAAGGCAAACGGATTCATATTCGCGAATTCGATAATGCTCTGTCGGCGATCGCGGGTTGCGAGCTTAATCCGGAAAATAGTGGGGACTTGATGAACAATCAAACAGAACCACTAGCAATCCTAACGGTTGCGTGGGATGGCTCGTTCACCACGTTTTCCCCGGAACTTATTGATGCGAAGAGTCGCGACCATGCATCTTTTATTTTTGGGAACATCCTACAGGGCGATCTGGAAGACCTGATGGAGAATCCTAAATTTGTCGCGATCGCCGCCGAAGTTGAGGCGGGCCGAAAGCTCTGTTCGAACTCCTGCCAATATTTCCCATTGTGCGGAGGCGGTGCGCCGTCGAACAAATACTTCGAAAATGGACGATTCGATTCGACCGAGACGGTTTACTGCCAAAGTGTGATCCAGATACCGATCCGAGTTGTGCTGGGAGGACTAGAACGCGAACTTGGTATCGTTCATGGCTCTCCCGACCCGCTCTGTGCGGTCAACGGGAGCCTCTGA
- a CDS encoding VirB4 family type IV secretion system protein, which translates to MTPANTEQLKHTPWFAKAGAASSIVPISRFVGPNIFALKGGGYGYLFSLTGLDEEGLTDLELESRVRSIEGALRGLPEGSCLYQYTRVMSGFDLPRRKQYTNEATETFVSDRLAFLNKSAAFRRIDLHWCLTLEPAQAKSFERKPKENAVETSRMLSDLEKAATLLEGHLGNSLGLRLLRKNETFQFFSYLFNLEEWAGQDGLRSDTGVDRQIVKSPVAWHSDHVQIGRRHVQMFSLKTTPEASRPYLFSNLLTLDCDSVLCTTWRVKSASAARSEIDAQEKFISFFKVGVLTRVMSGRDTASLETGAGAKAANNNVDDLSDVIRSLDKKAQGEFSLRLLLAARSPEQLRGIAPAVHRVFVDAHAQVMEETLGNLSAFYAMFPGNHKFNVFPMWLAEDHHARLSSVFAPHIGHPHSEDLDSEYLNIFETRTRTPFFQDVYVDGVRVMLIIGPTGTGKSVHGNQIISLEQKYGGFTFIFDIGGSYESVVELYGGKVDRVGKDGPHVNPFALEPTETNIKFLYSFVKLLLTNGGAELDPEDDDVIHKAVQDMYLLDTANRRLSNLFLPKKLDRYLSKWVGKGIYNAVFDNVEDSLSLSRLQCFDFQGVNNEQYADLVEPLMVWLLRRINDVLYNPANLGVPKHILIEEIFSSMRNKQLLDGALASIKTVRKNLGGVTMIGQSADDLGANADSIVNSCTSFLFLKDATFNRKRYAELFKMNEQQLALFESLQDREGLYMRRDGLTKVVTLNLDSRSYATFSTKPKDRVRRSKLIEKYGLSEGIARFAQGEAM; encoded by the coding sequence ATGACCCCCGCAAATACTGAACAGCTCAAACACACTCCGTGGTTTGCGAAAGCTGGAGCTGCGTCCAGCATCGTTCCGATCTCACGCTTCGTTGGGCCGAACATCTTTGCGCTCAAGGGCGGAGGCTACGGCTACCTCTTCTCCCTGACCGGCTTGGATGAAGAGGGATTGACTGACCTGGAGCTGGAATCGCGTGTCCGTTCCATCGAGGGAGCATTGCGCGGACTTCCTGAAGGTTCGTGCCTCTATCAGTACACGCGCGTGATGTCCGGGTTCGATCTTCCTCGGCGGAAGCAGTACACAAACGAAGCGACGGAGACTTTCGTGAGCGACCGTCTCGCGTTCTTGAACAAGAGCGCCGCCTTTCGCCGAATTGACCTTCACTGGTGTTTGACGCTGGAACCGGCGCAGGCCAAGTCCTTCGAGCGGAAGCCGAAGGAGAATGCCGTCGAGACATCGCGGATGCTCTCAGATCTCGAGAAGGCAGCAACCTTACTGGAGGGGCATCTCGGCAACTCGCTTGGATTGAGACTGCTTAGGAAGAATGAAACCTTCCAGTTCTTTAGCTACTTATTCAATCTGGAGGAGTGGGCTGGCCAGGACGGACTCCGCAGCGATACTGGCGTAGATCGGCAGATCGTGAAGAGCCCGGTGGCGTGGCACAGCGACCACGTACAGATCGGCAGGCGGCACGTCCAGATGTTTTCGTTGAAGACGACGCCGGAGGCATCGCGCCCGTACCTCTTCTCCAATTTGCTCACGCTCGACTGTGACAGTGTTCTGTGTACGACATGGCGGGTGAAGTCCGCTTCCGCAGCTCGCAGTGAGATCGACGCGCAGGAGAAGTTCATCTCGTTTTTCAAAGTCGGCGTGCTAACGCGCGTAATGAGTGGGCGTGACACGGCCTCGCTGGAGACGGGCGCCGGAGCCAAGGCCGCCAATAACAACGTAGACGATCTCAGCGATGTCATCCGTTCGCTCGACAAGAAGGCGCAGGGCGAGTTCTCACTTCGGCTGTTGCTCGCCGCTCGTAGCCCCGAGCAGCTTCGCGGGATCGCTCCCGCTGTGCATCGCGTCTTCGTCGATGCTCACGCTCAGGTCATGGAGGAGACTCTTGGGAACCTGTCCGCGTTCTACGCGATGTTCCCCGGCAATCACAAGTTCAACGTCTTCCCCATGTGGCTGGCCGAGGATCACCATGCGCGTCTCTCCTCTGTATTCGCGCCGCACATCGGGCATCCGCACTCCGAGGACCTCGACAGCGAATACCTGAACATCTTCGAGACGCGCACACGGACGCCGTTCTTTCAGGACGTATATGTGGACGGCGTTCGGGTCATGCTCATCATCGGCCCGACCGGCACAGGCAAGTCCGTCCACGGCAACCAGATCATTTCTCTTGAACAGAAGTACGGCGGCTTCACCTTCATCTTCGACATCGGCGGCAGCTACGAGAGCGTCGTCGAGCTCTATGGCGGCAAGGTCGATCGAGTCGGGAAGGACGGTCCGCATGTCAATCCGTTCGCGCTGGAGCCGACCGAGACCAACATCAAGTTCCTGTACTCCTTCGTCAAGTTGCTGCTGACAAACGGGGGCGCTGAACTGGATCCCGAAGACGACGACGTAATCCATAAGGCCGTGCAGGATATGTACCTGCTCGACACAGCCAATCGTCGGCTCTCGAATCTCTTTCTCCCCAAGAAGCTTGACCGCTACCTGTCGAAGTGGGTTGGCAAGGGCATCTACAACGCCGTCTTCGACAATGTGGAAGACAGCCTTTCGCTCTCCCGCCTCCAGTGCTTCGACTTCCAAGGTGTGAACAACGAACAATATGCCGACCTGGTCGAACCCCTGATGGTCTGGTTGCTACGGCGAATCAATGACGTGCTGTACAACCCGGCCAATCTGGGAGTTCCGAAACACATCCTGATCGAAGAGATCTTCTCTTCGATGAGGAACAAGCAGTTGCTCGACGGCGCGCTCGCGTCCATTAAGACCGTTCGTAAGAACCTTGGCGGTGTGACGATGATCGGCCAGTCAGCGGATGACCTCGGAGCGAATGCCGATAGCATCGTGAACTCCTGCACGTCCTTTCTGTTTCTCAAGGACGCGACGTTCAACCGGAAACGGTATGCCGAGCTCTTCAAGATGAATGAGCAGCAACTCGCTCTTTTTGAGAGCCTGCAGGACCGCGAAGGGCTCTACATGCGGCGTGACGGGCTGACGAAGGTCGTCACCCTGAACCTCGACAGCCGCAGCTACGCGACGTTTTCGACCAAGCCGAAGGACCGGGTACGCCGGTCGAAGCTGATCGAGAAGTACGGACTCTCTGAGGGCATCGCTCGCTTCGCCCAGGGCGAGGCTATGTAA
- a CDS encoding TrbG/VirB9 family P-type conjugative transfer protein: MKPPMILAVTSLLSLACGLVRASTPPDPHHLQPNAPRLVTVSEAQTPPVIRAGLLQSTLILLPTEEKIATVFGGDTVDWVFDAGHVASRFISVKPKLANATTDIHIVSDHGNEYTLQLQEISSEADGHFDSKVFIVPGDKAAKDRLTDMPVFVPAAELEKAKQEAAAAKAAQTGEVKAEATKAETYRSQYPGSLHFDYAWDAKKAKELGLQQIWRDDKFTYLRGQFQETPALYELKDGKGSLINFDYSAGLYTVPKQLDNGYLTIGKKRVDFHRTEEKN; the protein is encoded by the coding sequence ATGAAACCGCCTATGATCCTCGCCGTTACATCTCTTCTCTCGCTGGCCTGTGGGCTCGTCCGGGCCTCCACCCCTCCCGATCCACACCACCTCCAGCCGAACGCTCCGCGCTTGGTCACGGTCTCCGAGGCGCAGACGCCGCCCGTGATCCGCGCCGGTCTCCTACAATCGACCCTCATTCTGCTTCCGACCGAGGAGAAGATCGCAACCGTGTTCGGTGGTGACACCGTGGACTGGGTATTCGATGCAGGGCACGTTGCCAGTCGGTTCATCAGCGTCAAGCCGAAGCTCGCGAATGCGACGACCGACATCCACATTGTTTCGGACCATGGCAACGAGTACACCCTGCAGCTTCAAGAGATCTCAAGCGAAGCTGATGGCCACTTCGATTCGAAGGTCTTCATCGTTCCCGGCGACAAGGCTGCGAAGGACAGACTGACGGACATGCCTGTCTTCGTGCCTGCCGCCGAGTTGGAGAAGGCCAAACAGGAGGCAGCGGCAGCAAAGGCCGCGCAGACCGGTGAGGTGAAGGCGGAAGCGACTAAGGCCGAGACGTACCGGAGCCAATATCCCGGTAGCCTCCATTTTGACTACGCGTGGGACGCGAAGAAGGCCAAAGAACTCGGCCTGCAGCAAATATGGCGTGATGACAAGTTCACCTATCTGCGAGGCCAGTTCCAGGAGACGCCTGCGCTCTATGAGCTGAAAGACGGCAAAGGCTCGCTCATCAACTTCGACTACAGCGCCGGCCTGTATACCGTGCCCAAGCAGCTCGACAACGGCTATCTCACGATTGGCAAGAAGCGTGTAGACTTCCACCGCACCGAGGAGAAAAACTAG
- a CDS encoding TrbI/VirB10 family protein has product MHEINENPPATVPVQREAIGPLKKSTPVVIALIAIVALIGIANVSSLVSGKKKSAPQSALPMRPSTANPQQVTSFETQQQMQARKDADDRQRQQELAAEMQQLQQQQAVPGPEADGTPRMTVAQREAIYGDSPNAPKQTSNVSQAQAEAKQKTLEREKLHQDALNSDTVAIDFSHPSVAAPAVPQTIAVLGEREEASSKASGEAIAPTAPEVPKPAEQQQPKSAAKTDPMAPYDFDGYQGRLYRVFEGTVFEGVVTNHIDGGLAGPILIMLTTDYYSHDHQQLLMPQGTRLIGTVQSVGNAQQRKMFVTFHRAVCPDGFSIQLDKYVGLDPVGTTGLATKVDHGYLQAFAAAAAVAGLGGLAQIGNNGSVLSPSTQIRNGISAQSATEGEQILNHFLNRLPVITLKEGSRARVYIGTDILIPSYAEHRVDPTL; this is encoded by the coding sequence ATGCACGAAATCAATGAAAATCCGCCCGCTACCGTCCCGGTGCAGCGTGAGGCTATTGGACCGCTCAAGAAGAGCACGCCTGTCGTCATCGCGCTGATTGCCATCGTCGCGCTGATCGGTATCGCAAACGTGTCCAGCCTCGTCAGCGGAAAGAAGAAATCCGCACCGCAAAGTGCGTTGCCCATGAGGCCATCGACCGCTAACCCGCAGCAGGTTACGAGCTTCGAGACCCAGCAGCAGATGCAGGCTCGCAAGGATGCCGACGACCGGCAGCGTCAACAGGAGCTTGCGGCCGAGATGCAGCAGCTTCAGCAACAGCAGGCCGTGCCCGGTCCCGAAGCGGATGGGACACCCAGGATGACCGTCGCACAGCGGGAGGCCATCTACGGCGACAGCCCGAACGCTCCCAAGCAAACCTCGAATGTCTCCCAAGCTCAGGCAGAAGCGAAACAGAAGACTCTGGAGCGCGAGAAGCTGCATCAGGACGCCTTAAACAGCGATACCGTTGCCATTGACTTTAGTCACCCCAGTGTCGCCGCTCCCGCTGTGCCGCAGACTATCGCTGTGCTTGGAGAGCGAGAGGAGGCGTCCTCTAAGGCGTCAGGGGAGGCCATCGCCCCCACCGCGCCCGAGGTGCCGAAGCCTGCCGAACAGCAGCAACCCAAATCAGCGGCCAAGACAGACCCGATGGCTCCCTATGATTTCGACGGCTATCAAGGCCGACTGTACAGGGTCTTCGAGGGAACGGTCTTTGAAGGCGTCGTCACGAATCACATTGACGGTGGATTGGCCGGGCCGATTCTCATCATGCTCACCACGGACTACTATTCCCACGACCATCAGCAACTCCTCATGCCGCAAGGGACTCGCTTGATTGGGACAGTCCAGAGTGTCGGCAACGCCCAGCAGCGGAAGATGTTCGTCACGTTCCATCGTGCCGTGTGCCCGGATGGGTTCTCGATCCAGTTAGACAAGTATGTCGGTCTCGATCCTGTAGGTACCACTGGCCTTGCGACGAAAGTGGACCACGGCTACTTGCAGGCATTCGCGGCGGCGGCGGCGGTGGCAGGCTTAGGCGGACTTGCCCAAATCGGCAACAACGGAAGCGTCCTATCCCCATCGACCCAGATACGGAATGGCATCTCGGCGCAATCCGCCACCGAGGGTGAACAGATCCTTAATCACTTCCTCAATCGCTTGCCGGTCATCACGCTCAAGGAAGGCTCCCGTGCCCGCGTGTACATCGGCACGGACATCCTCATCCCGTCTTACGCAGAACATCGCGTCGATCCGACCCTGTGA
- a CDS encoding VirB8/TrbF family protein: MSSHTLHAEMPLTPQQSILTDEIGNEVYSSHYAERKLSRFVIGAETILLLGAFGIILSLAHRPIAIRYIRIDEMGRAQAIQYTDLNYSPREGEVRTYLTDWANYRYTIARETIAKKYPLNYYFLSQTLASQLMSQDNQSHLVSQVIGGQVEQSDVEVKNVTITSMSEETVQGATIARGTALVTIDKLYASRNSREPRTEHWLLSVTYYLNPKQVSDQARIFPQFETINPLGLTITEFHENRMSVDPIAPGANAAASPLAPQAATGEPR, translated from the coding sequence ATGTCCAGCCACACTCTACACGCTGAAATGCCGCTAACTCCGCAGCAGTCCATCTTGACTGACGAGATCGGCAACGAGGTCTACTCTTCACACTATGCCGAGCGGAAGCTAAGCCGATTTGTGATCGGAGCGGAGACGATCCTACTGTTAGGAGCGTTCGGCATAATCCTATCTTTGGCTCATCGGCCGATCGCGATTCGGTACATCCGAATTGACGAGATGGGGCGCGCTCAGGCGATTCAATACACCGACCTAAACTACAGTCCCCGTGAGGGTGAGGTCCGTACTTACCTGACCGATTGGGCGAACTATCGCTACACCATCGCCCGCGAGACGATTGCCAAGAAGTATCCGCTGAACTACTACTTCCTGTCGCAGACTCTCGCCTCGCAACTGATGAGCCAGGACAACCAGAGTCACCTTGTTTCGCAGGTTATTGGGGGACAGGTTGAGCAGAGCGATGTAGAGGTCAAGAACGTAACGATTACCTCCATGTCCGAGGAGACGGTTCAGGGTGCAACGATTGCTCGCGGTACGGCTCTCGTGACCATCGACAAGCTCTACGCCTCACGGAACTCACGGGAGCCGAGGACCGAGCATTGGCTTCTCAGCGTGACGTACTACCTCAACCCAAAGCAGGTCAGCGATCAGGCCCGGATCTTTCCTCAATTCGAGACGATCAATCCACTCGGTCTGACCATCACGGAGTTCCACGAGAACCGGATGTCCGTTGATCCGATTGCGCCGGGTGCTAACGCTGCTGCTTCGCCCCTTGCGCCGCAGGCAGCGACGGGAGAGCCGAGATGA